TGAGGTTTCCGATGCCGACAACGATGCCGACGTAGACCGCGGTAATGAAAGCGGCAAGGGCAGCAAAGACGACCGACTTGTTGATGATGGGGTCGATGTCGTAGAGACGATATTTGAGGATGGCGACCGCGGCCGCTCCGGGGAGCCCTATATCCAGGGCTAAGGTCAAGAGCGACCAGCCCACGGCCGACACCAATCCGGTCCCGCTGAAAACCGGAGTGATGGAGACGACGAGGACCGCACCTGCATAAGCAAGCCACTTGAGCTGCTGCCGCTCCTCACCTCGCGAGCGAATGAAGCGCAGGACGAGCGCGCTCAGCGACGCGATCCCGATCACAGGAAGAGCCAGTTGCAGGGCCGCTGCGCTCGTCAGCAGCAGGGCGCGCCAATCGTTGACGCCGGTCGGATTCATGGCGAGGTTGAACCGATGTCCCTCGCCAAGGTTGGTGCCCAGGATCGGGCCCGGTGTGAGGATCGCGACGATCGCTTGCAAACCCGCGACCGTCAGGGCGAGCCAGGCGACGACCTTCCAGCGACCCGACAGCAGCCGACCGTTCGGGAACAGCAGGAAAAACAGCGGCAGCCCGCCATCGAGGGCCAGATACAACGGCCAGAATTGAAGCCACGCGACGAATGTCGCGGCCGGAAGCGACCCGGGCGCCGTGTGCAGGCCGAGGATCGCGTACTCCAAACCAAAGAACGCAATCGCGTAATTCAAGCCGAGGACAGCCAGGATCCATCCGACCGGATTCCTGGGATGGCGAACCGCAATGAGGGCACCAAGTGTGCTGTATGCCAGGCCCGGAAGGAAGATCGTTGGAACGACGATAAAAGAGGCGCCGCCCAGCGTGGAACGGTTGGGGAAAAGGAGCAATAGCCCGGCGGCCGTAAAAACGAGAGCGACGCCCCAAATCGACAAGGCGAGCCGGCGCGCCGCAGGCGCGCTCATACGACCGGCTCCAAGTTGCGGATAGGAACGCGACCCTGCACCGACGTTCCGCCTTCGCGCCCGGGAATCACCGTCAGGTGACCACCGAGGGCTGCCAGCCGGTCGGCGATATTCTGCAAACCAGAGCCGTGGCGGACGCGCAGCGGGTCGAACCCGCCCCCGTCGTCGTCGACGGAAAACGCCAGTTCACCGCCTCGGTCCTCGAGACGGATTCGCACACGTGTCGCTTTGGCGTGCTTCACCACGTTCTGGAGTGCCTCGAGACAGCAGAAGTAGACCGCGCCCTCCACCTCGGACGGATACCGCGTCAGGCTGGTCGCTGAGACGTCGATAGGGAGGGGAAACCGCGCGCCCTGGGCGCGGACGGCCGACTCCAATCCCAGCTCGCGAAGGATCGGTGGATAGATGCCCCGCGCCAGCGCGTGAAGCGTCTCGAGCGCCTGGTGGGTCTCCCCCTCGAGCTCGTCAAGGAGCCGGGCCGCGCGAGCGGGGTCGCGTTTCGCGAGCGTCGCCGCCAGTCGAAGCTTCACGGCGATCGCCACCAGGTGCTGCTGCGCACCGTCGTGGATGTTGCGTTCCAGCCGGCGCCGCGTCGAGTCCTGGGCGGCGATGATCCGGGCGCTGGACGCCTGCAGCTCAGTGGTTTGGGCCGAGATCTCGGCCAGGCGCGCCTGAAGTTGCCGGGTCAGTTGCAGGTTGCGGAGGACGACGCCTGCCGGTGATGCGAGATCGGCCAGCATCTTTTCATCGACTGGCGTGACGGCTTCGCCACGGGCCTTTCGAATGCTGAGCGCGCCGAGCAGTTCCCCCTGGTGCTGCACGGGAACCATGCGATCGCTGCTTGACCGTTCGGTGATCGAAGGCGCCGTCATCGCCGACCCATTTGGTGCGGGCCAAGAGGCGAGGGTGGTATTTTCAGCGCCCTCCTTCGCCCAGATCACGGCCTGTACGGCGCCAGTCGATTCGGCGATGGTTTGCGCCAACCGCGGCAGGACCTGTTCATCCGAGTAGGTCGATGCGAGGCGGTCCGAAAACTGCGACAGTGCCTCATAAGGAGTGGCGCGCTTCCCGTACACGAGCCGGTTCGCTACACGCTGGATCCGTTCACGAACAGGTTGGAACGCAACCGCCACGAGCGCGGTCGCCAGGATCGAAAGCCCAAGATTTGGCTTACCACTCGTGCCCACCAGGCGGCCGATGCCGACCACGATCGCGACGTAAACGGTCGTGATGAAGATGGCCAGAGCGCCGTAAACGAGCGACTTGTTGATCACGAGGTCGATGTCGTAGAGCCGGTACTTCAAGACGGCAATCGCCGTCGCGACGGGGAGCCCAACGACGAATCCGGCCAGGAGGACGGCAAAGGAAAAGTCCTGTAGTGCTGGGTTGCCTGTAAAGCCAAATGGACCGCCGCTCCCCAGGAAGGCCGACCCGAGGACTCCGACAGCGATGAACGACCCGACGTAACCCACCCATTTGAGCTGCTGACGCTCATCGCCTCGTGCCCGAACGAGTCGGATCACAAGTCCAACCGCCGCGATCAGGATCAGCACGAACGCTCCCATCCGTCCGACGATGTCGGCCAGGTCGAGCGCCCCGCCGAGCGCGCCGATGCCGAATGGATTCTGGACGCCGAAGTCGGTGCCTGGCCCGCTCGGCGGCCGGAGCGCATCGCCCATGCGGCCGGGTGAGAACATCGAGCCAACCACCATGAGCAGGGCGCAGCTGATGCTGACCCAGACCAGGGGCCGCCAGCGCGCTGACGCCGGCCGGCCGGTCGGGAAGAGCAGCAGCACGAGGGCGATACCGGCGGGGAAGACGAACCAGAGTGACCAACGCTCCAGCCAGGCGAAATACACGGCCCCGGGCAGCGAGCCCGGATGGTCGACCAGGCCGCGGATCGCGTACTGCTGGGAGAAGGTGGTCAGGGCTCCCAGGAAACCCATGGCGCAATAGAGCCAGCCGATCGGGTTAGCCGATCGCCTGGATGCGATCACCGCTCCCGTCGTCGACAGGGCAAACCAGGCGGTGGCGTTCCACCAGGATCTGTTGGTCACGAGCAGCACCAGGGTTGACACGCTCAATCCCAGGGCGAGAACCCACAGCGACCAGGCCAACCAGGCGGCGGTCGTCGGCCTCAGTTTCCCGAGCACGCCTCGATCCTGAGCCATATTCGGGATTCCGTCGAGGGGGGAGTCACCTACCCGGCCGTAGGGCTAGCCCCCCTTTTCTTGGGGAGGCTGCAGGGTTTCCCGCGACGAGTCGAGGCAATAGGCTGGCGGCAGGAGGCGAGATGACCCTTCCGATTCCGGCAGAGGTGGAGGCGGTGTTTCGGGAATTTCGTACCTGCGAGTTCTCGACCCTGGCGGCGGACGGCACGCCGATCACATGGCCCATGCTGCCGTTTTTTCGGGGATCGACCGGCCAGTTCATGACGACGACCTCCATCGGCTTGCCGGACAAGGCGTTCAATATCCGGCGCAATCCACGGGTCTCCCTGCTCTTCTCTGACGCGACGGGAAGTGGGCTCTTTGACCCGCCGGCGGTGCTTGTCCAGGGTGACGCTGTCGCCCCGGATGTGGTCAAGACCTCGATCGGCGGCTTCGAGAACGAGGTGATGCTGGTCTACCGCCGTCAGCCCGCCGGGACAATGTACACCAGTAACCGCGCGATGCGCTGGTTCTCGGACTGGTATTTCATGCGCCTGGAGATCACGGTCACGCCTGCGCGCATCCTCTGGTGGGAGCACGGCGATCTCTCCAGCGAGCCGAAGGTTGTTGAGGCGATCCATGTGGGCTGAGGTCCGGCGACTCCTGCCGGGCTTTTCCGGCCCTGTCCTGACCGGCGTGGACTGTGACGGCTACCCGTTCAGCATTCGGTGCATCCCCTCGCTGGATGAGGAGCAACAGGTATTGCGTGTGTCTCTACCGGAGTGGAGTCGGATCGCGCCGGGGCCGGCCAGCCTGCTGTGCCATGGCCATAACCAGTTGCTCTGGGACCTGCGCAGCTTCATGATTCGCGGCACGCTAGAGCCGAGCGGCGAGACCTGGCTGTTCCGACCGTCACGTTTCGTGCCAGGCATCGGCATTGGCGGCCTGGCAGGAATGGTGCGGTTCGCCCTGGCCAAACGGCGGGCCGCCGGGCGTTACCTGGATCGGCGAGGGCTGGCTCGACCTAGGATCGATTGGGCGCAACTGAAGGCGGTGCAGGCCCGAGCTTGCCAGCCGTCGCCGGCTCAGCGGCAGCCGCCGGGATAGAACCGGTCACGCGCGTACCCGCTCCCGGCGAGCTCACGACCTGAAGCTCGCCACCCAGCACCTCGATCCGGTCCCGCATGTTCTGCATCCCCGAGCCGGATCGTGCCCGCTCGGGATCCAGCCCGCGGCCATCATCGGTGACGGAGAAAACCAGGCGCCCATCGCGTTGCTCGATGCGCACCGCCG
Above is a window of Candidatus Dormiibacterota bacterium DNA encoding:
- a CDS encoding histidine kinase, with the protein product MLGKLRPTTAAWLAWSLWVLALGLSVSTLVLLVTNRSWWNATAWFALSTTGAVIASRRSANPIGWLYCAMGFLGALTTFSQQYAIRGLVDHPGSLPGAVYFAWLERWSLWFVFPAGIALVLLLFPTGRPASARWRPLVWVSISCALLMVVGSMFSPGRMGDALRPPSGPGTDFGVQNPFGIGALGGALDLADIVGRMGAFVLILIAAVGLVIRLVRARGDERQQLKWVGYVGSFIAVGVLGSAFLGSGGPFGFTGNPALQDFSFAVLLAGFVVGLPVATAIAVLKYRLYDIDLVINKSLVYGALAIFITTVYVAIVVGIGRLVGTSGKPNLGLSILATALVAVAFQPVRERIQRVANRLVYGKRATPYEALSQFSDRLASTYSDEQVLPRLAQTIAESTGAVQAVIWAKEGAENTTLASWPAPNGSAMTAPSITERSSSDRMVPVQHQGELLGALSIRKARGEAVTPVDEKMLADLASPAGVVLRNLQLTRQLQARLAEISAQTTELQASSARIIAAQDSTRRRLERNIHDGAQQHLVAIAVKLRLAATLAKRDPARAARLLDELEGETHQALETLHALARGIYPPILRELGLESAVRAQGARFPLPIDVSATSLTRYPSEVEGAVYFCCLEALQNVVKHAKATRVRIRLEDRGGELAFSVDDDGGGFDPLRVRHGSGLQNIADRLAALGGHLTVIPGREGGTSVQGRVPIRNLEPVV
- a CDS encoding pyridoxamine 5'-phosphate oxidase family protein, which produces MTLPIPAEVEAVFREFRTCEFSTLAADGTPITWPMLPFFRGSTGQFMTTTSIGLPDKAFNIRRNPRVSLLFSDATGSGLFDPPAVLVQGDAVAPDVVKTSIGGFENEVMLVYRRQPAGTMYTSNRAMRWFSDWYFMRLEITVTPARILWWEHGDLSSEPKVVEAIHVG